From a region of the Pseudanabaena sp. BC1403 genome:
- a CDS encoding tetratricopeptide repeat protein, with protein MTDYHIARPEEKALIDRITKAIAQPEASPMMFYVWGIGGVGKSTILNKTQEKLEEQYKNKVHFTKFSFATFTETPLDVMVKLHENLPQLGLSQKDVKDLLPKSNLDPFAEKYKTYKETLNALLSEPIDKGGAINPEQIGLAKQVAKLALNALGVAGSAAMTMGINTPLSSLVSSVTSTTVSNVADTAVDGAVTVLSLKDNLLAKHRATQKAEIQELMLEPLPKLTQAFVETLVNHAKRVPVVLIVDTYEKVSPDVDRWLREVLLQNKELKNSKVRILMAGRFQLFKKDGWKELSRESKLVQETPLKIFEKEQTKSYLEKIGVSDRRDIEKLNKLTKGLPFYLDLIRKKKEDGEPINFTEEISERLFKGLTEQQKSLLQLAACCRWFDKPLLQKLVACRDLDFVTGVDPNLNCFEWLKGYDLVDFVEDSNYRYCLKDVARDVIRQSLHGNSANEFRNIHSQLQKYFEELADREVPPNLYESEKYENEIWCRYTAESIYHAFFNLRRDECKQYFLNHFFASRFFNQISVVIAPFTAILSEAEVSENILLHQENKRFLEDIKRLIPFGWLIMNSPPSPKVEVNDAVLPKALLETIENGIEKCFEQIDSLSDGVAKWTALMSKSWRCRSGQELDVLKQAEQQANLLENKINPDAFSKVFFEVANSYISLKKYEEAITAYDKALQIKPDLLEAWNLRGIALRQLDRSEEAITSYDKALKIKPDCHEAWNFRGIALINLGRNEEALISYDKALQLKPDLLEAWNLRGIALSNLGRNEEAIAAYDKALKLKPDYHEAFRGRGISLTRLGQYDKALTDFNQAIESDPNDLQSRINRGVLFAWMGRYAEGTEACDGILQNNPNHVDALYGKACCYALQKNIDDSIKYLTLAIDREADETKKRAKEDPEFDGIRDDDRFQELVSG; from the coding sequence ATGACTGATTACCACATTGCTCGACCAGAAGAAAAAGCGTTAATCGATCGCATCACTAAGGCGATCGCACAACCAGAAGCATCTCCAATGATGTTTTATGTTTGGGGGATCGGGGGTGTGGGTAAGTCTACGATATTGAATAAGACTCAGGAAAAGTTAGAGGAGCAGTACAAAAATAAAGTTCACTTTACTAAATTTTCCTTCGCGACATTCACGGAAACGCCTCTTGACGTGATGGTGAAGCTGCATGAAAATTTGCCGCAACTTGGACTTTCGCAAAAAGACGTAAAAGATCTACTCCCAAAATCTAATCTCGATCCTTTTGCAGAGAAGTATAAAACTTACAAAGAAACTCTTAACGCTTTGCTATCTGAACCTATTGATAAAGGGGGGGCGATTAATCCAGAACAAATAGGTCTAGCTAAACAAGTTGCTAAACTTGCACTCAATGCATTAGGTGTTGCAGGCTCAGCAGCCATGACAATGGGGATCAATACACCTTTGTCATCATTAGTATCTTCGGTGACATCGACTACGGTAAGTAATGTGGCGGATACAGCCGTTGATGGTGCTGTTACAGTTTTATCGCTCAAGGATAATTTGCTGGCAAAGCATAGGGCGACCCAAAAGGCGGAAATACAGGAATTGATGCTAGAGCCTTTACCTAAGCTCACTCAAGCTTTTGTCGAGACTTTGGTAAACCATGCTAAGCGAGTTCCAGTTGTGCTGATTGTGGATACCTATGAGAAGGTTTCGCCAGATGTCGATCGCTGGTTGCGGGAGGTGTTGCTACAAAACAAAGAACTGAAAAATAGCAAAGTCCGCATATTGATGGCGGGACGGTTTCAATTGTTCAAAAAAGATGGTTGGAAAGAATTATCTAGGGAGTCTAAGTTAGTTCAGGAAACTCCATTAAAGATATTTGAAAAGGAGCAGACAAAGAGCTATTTAGAGAAAATTGGTGTTTCTGACAGAAGAGATATTGAGAAACTGAATAAACTTACTAAAGGGTTGCCATTTTACTTAGACCTTATCAGAAAGAAAAAAGAAGATGGTGAGCCAATTAATTTTACTGAGGAAATTTCTGAACGTTTATTTAAGGGTTTGACTGAACAGCAAAAAAGTTTGTTGCAGTTAGCGGCTTGTTGTCGCTGGTTCGATAAGCCTTTGCTACAGAAATTAGTGGCTTGTCGAGATCTTGATTTTGTAACTGGTGTCGATCCTAACTTGAATTGCTTTGAGTGGCTGAAAGGTTATGACCTTGTTGACTTTGTGGAAGATAGTAACTACAGATACTGTCTAAAGGATGTGGCAAGAGATGTAATTCGGCAGTCTCTTCATGGCAATAGTGCTAACGAGTTTCGGAATATACATTCACAATTACAAAAATATTTTGAGGAATTAGCAGATCGGGAAGTACCGCCCAATTTATATGAATCGGAGAAATATGAGAATGAAATTTGGTGTAGATATACAGCCGAGTCTATTTACCACGCATTTTTCAATTTGCGCCGTGATGAATGTAAGCAATATTTCTTAAATCACTTTTTTGCTTCTCGCTTCTTCAATCAAATTTCAGTTGTAATCGCTCCTTTTACCGCAATCCTCTCTGAAGCAGAAGTTTCTGAGAACATACTCTTACATCAAGAAAACAAAAGATTTTTAGAAGATATCAAGCGCTTGATACCTTTTGGTTGGCTTATCATGAATTCTCCGCCAAGTCCTAAAGTGGAAGTTAATGACGCTGTGCTGCCAAAAGCTTTACTAGAAACCATAGAAAATGGGATAGAAAAATGTTTTGAACAAATTGATTCTCTTTCTGATGGAGTCGCCAAATGGACTGCTTTAATGAGCAAGTCTTGGCGTTGTCGCTCAGGTCAAGAATTAGATGTGCTGAAACAAGCTGAACAGCAGGCTAATTTGCTTGAAAACAAAATAAACCCCGACGCTTTTAGTAAAGTTTTCTTTGAAGTTGCAAATTCTTACATTTCACTAAAGAAATACGAAGAAGCGATCACTGCCTATGACAAAGCCTTGCAAATCAAACCTGACTTACTCGAAGCATGGAACCTCCGAGGCATTGCGCTAAGACAATTAGACAGAAGTGAAGAAGCGATCACATCCTATGACAAAGCTTTGAAAATCAAGCCTGATTGCCACGAAGCATGGAATTTCCGAGGCATTGCGCTAATTAATTTAGGAAGAAACGAAGAAGCGCTCATATCCTATGACAAAGCCTTGCAATTAAAACCTGACTTACTCGAAGCATGGAATTTACGAGGCATTGCGCTAAGTAATTTAGGAAGAAATGAAGAAGCGATCGCCGCCTATGACAAAGCCTTAAAACTCAAACCTGACTATCACGAAGCTTTTCGAGGTCGAGGTATTTCGCTGACAAGACTCGGACAATATGACAAGGCTCTAACTGACTTTAATCAAGCTATAGAATCAGATCCCAATGATTTACAATCCCGAATTAATCGTGGTGTTTTGTTTGCTTGGATGGGACGATATGCAGAAGGAACAGAAGCTTGTGATGGAATCTTACAAAATAATCCTAATCATGTTGATGCTCTCTATGGCAAAGCTTGCTGCTATGCCCTGCAAAAAAATATTGATGACTCCATAAAATATCTAACTTTAGCAATTGATCGAGAAGCTGATGAGACTAAAAAGCGGGCAAAAGAAGATCCAGAATTTGATGGAATTAGAGATGATGATCGCTTTCAAGAATTAGTTAGCGGTTAA